From Amycolatopsis sp. YIM 10, the proteins below share one genomic window:
- a CDS encoding GNAT family N-acetyltransferase, with protein sequence MIRRAGAADAPAAAEVWLRSFATLGVRRAHSADEVRAWFAGFVVPQLETWVSVAEDSVTGLLVLDGPELAQLYLDPDRRGQGLGDRFVALAKRQRPDGLELRTFQVNEPARRFYRRHGFTEVAWSDGSDNEEGEPDVKLTWSP encoded by the coding sequence ATGATCCGGCGAGCCGGCGCGGCCGACGCGCCCGCCGCAGCTGAGGTGTGGCTGCGCTCGTTCGCCACGCTCGGGGTCCGGCGCGCGCATTCGGCCGACGAGGTCCGCGCCTGGTTCGCCGGGTTCGTGGTGCCGCAGCTGGAAACCTGGGTGTCGGTGGCGGAGGATTCGGTCACCGGGCTGCTCGTGCTGGACGGGCCGGAGCTGGCGCAGCTCTACCTCGATCCGGACCGGCGCGGCCAAGGCCTGGGCGACCGGTTCGTGGCGCTGGCGAAGCGGCAGCGGCCCGATGGCCTGGAGCTGCGGACGTTCCAGGTCAACGAACCGGCGCGGCGGTTCTACCGGCGGCACGGGTTCACCGAGGTGGCGTGGTCCGACGGCAGCGACAACGAGGAGGGCGAGCCCGACGTCAAGCTGACCTGGTCGCCATAA
- a CDS encoding LacI family DNA-binding transcriptional regulator: protein MATISDVAARAGVSTATVSRALNGKSTVDPALAEKVREAAAYLGYQPNGLARNLRRQETAVLALVISDVENPFFTAIARGVEDVAQTAGYSVILCNSDENAEKERRYLDVALQERVAGVVLSPTGGDTDVTGLLNRGTPVVAVDRPLHAVDGDQVLVNTRCAADEATRHLLSAGYRRIGCLTGPEGVRTADDRLAGYQSAIAASATQDTTCFRRCELRTAHAKAAALDLLDAEDAPDALLIANSTMAIGVLEALRERGIRPGSEFGLVSFDDAPWAALLDPPLTVVAQPAYEIGSIAARLLLDRIADNTRPPEARELAAQLIERGSSHR, encoded by the coding sequence ATGGCGACCATCAGCGACGTGGCGGCCAGAGCAGGCGTGTCCACCGCGACCGTCTCCAGAGCGCTGAACGGCAAGTCCACTGTGGACCCGGCGCTGGCGGAGAAGGTGCGCGAGGCCGCCGCCTACCTCGGCTACCAGCCGAACGGGCTGGCCCGCAACCTGCGGCGGCAGGAGACCGCGGTGCTCGCCCTGGTGATCTCCGACGTGGAGAACCCGTTCTTCACCGCGATCGCGCGCGGGGTCGAGGACGTGGCGCAGACCGCCGGTTACTCGGTCATCCTGTGCAATTCGGACGAGAACGCCGAGAAGGAGCGCCGGTACCTCGACGTGGCGCTGCAGGAGCGGGTCGCGGGGGTGGTGCTCTCGCCGACCGGCGGCGACACCGATGTCACCGGCCTGCTCAACCGCGGCACGCCGGTGGTCGCGGTGGACCGCCCGCTGCACGCGGTCGACGGCGACCAGGTGCTGGTCAACACCCGGTGCGCCGCCGACGAGGCGACCCGGCACCTGCTCTCCGCCGGCTACCGGCGGATCGGCTGCCTCACCGGGCCAGAGGGCGTGCGCACCGCCGACGACCGGCTGGCCGGATACCAGAGCGCGATCGCCGCCTCGGCCACCCAGGACACCACCTGCTTCCGCCGGTGCGAACTGCGCACCGCGCACGCGAAGGCGGCGGCGCTGGACCTGCTCGACGCCGAGGACGCGCCGGACGCGCTGCTCATCGCCAACAGCACGATGGCCATCGGCGTGCTGGAAGCGTTGCGGGAGCGCGGAATCCGGCCGGGCAGCGAGTTCGGCCTGGTCAGCTTCGACGACGCGCCGTGGGCCGCGCTGCTCGATCCCCCGCTGACCGTGGTGGCCCAGCCCGCCTACGAGATCGGCAGCATCGCCGCCCGGCTGCTGCTCGACCGGATCGCCGACAACACCCGGCCGCCGGAGGCCAGGGAGCTGGCCGCCCAGCTGATCGAGCGTGGCAGCAGCCACCGGTGA
- a CDS encoding aldo/keto reductase, protein MTLPTRSLGGLDVSAIGFGAMVLSPGMYGEIDDRTAARALNHALDAGATLIDTSDGYGADGHNEKLIGEAIRARRDEVVLATKFGFRVPEGAEAHAFPVDYAFGELAVNAEPRHVRGYAEQSLRNLGTDRIDLYYPHFPDPVVPIEDTVGAVAELVEAGLVRHLGLSNVDAGQLRLAHAVHPVSAVQAQWSMWQPIEPGLLATARELGVGVVAWSPLGSGFLTGTVTAVPDSDFRRNIPRFDAGKLAAGNDKYAPVRAIAAEIGVSAGQLALAWLLHQDPAVVPIPGSRTPAHITENLEAARIVLTDTTLARIDEALREFTHDHQEQR, encoded by the coding sequence ATGACCCTTCCCACCCGCTCGCTCGGCGGCCTCGACGTCTCCGCCATCGGCTTCGGCGCGATGGTGCTCTCCCCCGGCATGTACGGCGAGATCGACGACCGGACCGCCGCCCGCGCGCTGAACCACGCCCTCGACGCCGGTGCCACGCTGATCGACACCAGCGACGGTTACGGCGCGGACGGGCACAATGAAAAGCTCATCGGCGAAGCCATCCGCGCCCGCCGCGACGAGGTCGTGCTGGCCACGAAGTTCGGCTTCCGCGTGCCGGAAGGCGCCGAGGCGCACGCTTTCCCGGTGGACTACGCGTTCGGCGAGCTGGCGGTGAACGCCGAGCCGCGCCACGTCCGCGGGTACGCCGAGCAGAGCCTGCGCAACCTCGGCACCGACCGGATCGACCTCTACTACCCGCACTTCCCGGATCCGGTGGTGCCGATCGAGGACACCGTCGGCGCGGTGGCCGAGCTGGTCGAAGCCGGGCTGGTCCGCCACCTCGGTCTGTCCAATGTGGATGCCGGACAGCTGCGGCTGGCGCACGCCGTGCACCCGGTCAGCGCGGTGCAGGCGCAGTGGTCGATGTGGCAGCCGATCGAGCCCGGACTGCTCGCCACCGCCCGCGAACTCGGCGTCGGCGTGGTGGCGTGGAGCCCGCTCGGCAGCGGTTTCCTGACCGGCACGGTGACCGCGGTGCCCGATTCGGACTTCCGCCGCAACATCCCGCGCTTCGACGCCGGGAAGCTGGCGGCCGGCAACGACAAGTACGCCCCGGTGCGCGCGATCGCCGCGGAGATCGGCGTCAGTGCCGGGCAGCTCGCGCTGGCCTGGCTGCTGCACCAGGACCCGGCCGTGGTGCCGATCCCCGGTTCACGGACGCCGGCGCACATCACCGAAAACCTCGAAGCCGCCCGGATCGTGCTCACCGACACCACCCTGGCGCGAATCGACGAGGCCCTCCGCGAGTTCACCCACGACCATCAGGAACAGCGGTAG
- a CDS encoding substrate-binding domain-containing protein, with protein MPKRARGAFSLLLGVTLVATVASACGTTSENAGGPAEPKPCGGAGGKYTIGVSQANVAEPYRERMDADIRKAAAGVPQFTVNFADAQQDNSKQVEQVENFLTQQIDLLIISPNEATPLTSVVKKAYERGVPVLVLDRKVNGDSFTSFIGADNFDIGRRAGEFVAQTLLPGGGKVAELKGLAGSSPAKERSDGFKLGIGGKNIEIVASADGDWLRDRGRQQADALLKGTPGIQVVYAHNDPMGEGAYLAAQDAGLTGIKIVGIDGLPIEAGGIKAVEAGRLAATFVYPTGGKEAVEAARKILVDCQQVPKVQGLAIERVTPDNAAEVYARLNAGG; from the coding sequence ATGCCGAAACGAGCGCGTGGCGCCTTTTCACTGCTGCTTGGCGTGACACTGGTGGCTACGGTGGCGTCCGCCTGCGGGACCACCAGCGAGAACGCCGGTGGCCCGGCCGAGCCCAAGCCGTGCGGGGGAGCCGGCGGCAAGTACACGATCGGGGTGAGCCAGGCCAACGTCGCCGAGCCGTACCGCGAGCGGATGGACGCCGACATCCGGAAGGCCGCCGCCGGCGTCCCCCAGTTCACGGTGAACTTCGCCGACGCCCAGCAGGACAACTCCAAGCAGGTCGAGCAGGTGGAGAACTTCCTCACCCAGCAGATCGACCTGCTGATCATCAGCCCGAACGAGGCGACCCCGCTGACCTCGGTGGTGAAGAAGGCCTACGAGCGGGGCGTGCCGGTGCTGGTGCTGGACCGCAAGGTCAACGGCGACTCGTTCACCTCGTTCATCGGCGCCGACAACTTCGACATCGGCCGCCGGGCCGGCGAGTTCGTCGCCCAGACGCTGCTGCCCGGCGGCGGCAAGGTCGCCGAACTGAAGGGGCTGGCCGGGTCGAGCCCGGCAAAGGAGCGCAGCGACGGGTTCAAGCTGGGCATCGGCGGCAAGAACATCGAGATCGTGGCGAGCGCCGACGGCGACTGGCTGCGCGACCGCGGCCGCCAGCAGGCCGACGCGCTGCTCAAGGGCACGCCCGGCATCCAGGTGGTCTACGCGCACAACGACCCGATGGGCGAGGGCGCCTACCTGGCCGCGCAGGACGCCGGGCTGACCGGGATCAAGATCGTCGGCATCGACGGGCTGCCGATCGAGGCCGGCGGCATCAAGGCGGTGGAGGCGGGCAGGCTGGCCGCCACCTTCGTCTACCCGACCGGCGGCAAGGAGGCGGTCGAGGCCGCGCGCAAGATCCTGGTCGACTGCCAGCAGGTGCCCAAGGTGCAGGGCCTGGCGATCGAGCGGGTGACCCCCGACAACGCGGCGGAGGTCTACGCGCGGCTCAACGCCGGCGGCTGA
- a CDS encoding threonine/serine dehydratase, producing MDLVTIDDISDAATRIEGLVLRTPLVDNQRLSQELGTRVLLKAENLQHAGSFKVRGALNTLLAWQERGELPEGVVSFSAGNHAAAISYAGQRLGVRVIVAMPSKPVPSKVANVERFGGEIVPTDDLATTLGELAERHGFPILHPFDQSEVIAGQGTAGLELCADGPSPDLVLVPVGGGGLLSGVAAAVRKLAPSARVVGVEPATSNAMSQALAAGAVVRLDNPSATVADGLTAPFAGEHTLPHVQAYADEVVEVGEDAIQSAWRELVESSKLLVEPASAVCLAALRTGVVQAPQGGVTVMVISGGNADLSRLA from the coding sequence GTGGACCTCGTGACCATCGACGACATCTCCGACGCCGCGACCCGCATCGAGGGACTGGTGCTGCGCACCCCGCTGGTCGACAACCAGCGCCTCTCCCAGGAACTAGGCACGCGGGTGCTGCTCAAGGCCGAGAACCTGCAGCACGCGGGCAGTTTCAAGGTCCGCGGCGCGCTGAACACGCTGCTCGCCTGGCAGGAGCGGGGTGAGCTGCCCGAGGGCGTGGTCAGCTTCTCCGCGGGCAACCACGCGGCCGCCATCTCCTACGCGGGCCAGCGGCTCGGCGTGCGCGTGATCGTCGCGATGCCGAGCAAGCCGGTGCCGTCCAAGGTGGCGAACGTGGAGCGGTTCGGCGGCGAGATCGTGCCAACCGACGACCTCGCCACCACGCTGGGTGAGCTGGCCGAGCGGCACGGTTTCCCGATCCTGCACCCGTTCGACCAGTCCGAGGTGATCGCCGGGCAGGGCACGGCCGGGCTGGAGCTGTGTGCCGACGGGCCGTCACCCGATCTGGTGCTGGTGCCGGTCGGCGGGGGCGGTCTGCTCAGCGGGGTGGCCGCCGCCGTGCGCAAGCTCGCGCCGTCGGCCCGCGTGGTCGGGGTGGAGCCGGCCACCTCGAACGCGATGAGCCAGGCGCTGGCCGCGGGCGCGGTGGTGCGGCTCGACAATCCGTCGGCGACCGTGGCGGACGGGCTGACCGCGCCCTTCGCCGGTGAGCACACGCTGCCGCACGTCCAGGCCTATGCGGACGAAGTGGTCGAAGTCGGCGAGGACGCCATCCAGTCGGCGTGGCGCGAGCTGGTCGAGTCGAGCAAGCTGCTGGTCGAGCCCGCGTCGGCGGTCTGCCTGGCCGCGTTGCGCACGGGCGTGGTCCAGGCGCCGCAGGGCGGGGTCACCGTAATGGTCATCTCGGGCGGCAACGCGGACCTGTCGCGGCTCGCCTGA
- a CDS encoding L-fucose/L-arabinose isomerase family protein, whose translation MARIGVLSVSDGRGHVHERNAGFIRSTLDALVSALTRAGHQVVTGAAPLSDNALAVSVPREVAAAGVDVTVFHYPVWSFPHFSMLAADATPGPLVLLASTDPTEPGLVGMLAAGGALDQIGRAHVRLWGAPDDAGVIERIGVLATAAAAVAGLRGSTFGRFGGRPMGMNTAVANTDQWMRQFGIDVEEIDQYELVSRAETADGAHTAEARRAREWIEAHAAGVHYDGRKLTPELLERQLRSYLAVRDIIEERKLDFSGIKGQPELTERFATMDVTEAFLNDPYDWNGPKPVHVTATEADMDGALTMQLMHKLSGDPVLFADVRHYHADRDIWDLCNSGQHATWYAARSADPKENLRHVNFYPEVFFFPAGGASVQHVAAPGEMTLGRLTRYDGQYRLQLMLGTFENYDEQTTEELVRRSTPEWPHAFARLDVAAETFLSRFGANHIHAVPGDLRAELRAAAELMGIRVEEWTRG comes from the coding sequence GTGGCCCGGATCGGCGTGCTCAGTGTTTCCGACGGACGTGGCCACGTGCACGAGCGCAACGCCGGGTTCATCCGGTCCACACTGGACGCTCTGGTCAGCGCGCTGACCAGAGCGGGCCACCAGGTGGTCACCGGTGCGGCGCCGTTGTCCGACAACGCGCTGGCCGTGTCCGTACCGAGGGAGGTCGCCGCGGCCGGGGTGGATGTCACGGTGTTCCACTACCCCGTCTGGAGCTTCCCGCACTTTTCCATGCTCGCCGCGGACGCCACCCCCGGCCCGCTGGTGCTGCTGGCCAGCACCGATCCGACCGAGCCCGGGCTGGTGGGCATGCTCGCCGCCGGGGGCGCGCTGGACCAGATCGGCCGTGCGCACGTCCGGCTCTGGGGCGCGCCGGACGACGCCGGGGTGATCGAGCGGATCGGCGTGCTGGCCACCGCCGCGGCCGCGGTCGCCGGCCTGCGCGGGTCCACCTTCGGCCGGTTCGGCGGGCGCCCGATGGGCATGAACACCGCGGTGGCCAACACCGACCAGTGGATGCGCCAGTTCGGCATCGACGTGGAGGAGATCGACCAGTACGAACTGGTTTCGCGGGCGGAAACCGCCGATGGCGCGCACACCGCGGAAGCGCGCCGGGCCAGGGAGTGGATCGAGGCGCACGCGGCCGGGGTGCACTACGACGGGCGGAAGCTGACCCCGGAACTGCTGGAGCGGCAGCTCCGCTCGTACCTGGCCGTGCGGGACATCATCGAGGAGCGGAAGCTGGACTTCTCGGGCATCAAGGGGCAGCCGGAGCTGACCGAGCGGTTCGCCACGATGGACGTCACCGAGGCCTTCCTCAACGACCCGTACGACTGGAACGGCCCGAAACCCGTGCACGTCACCGCGACCGAGGCCGACATGGACGGCGCGCTGACCATGCAGCTGATGCACAAGCTCTCCGGTGACCCGGTGCTCTTCGCCGACGTCCGGCACTACCACGCCGACCGCGACATCTGGGACCTGTGCAACTCCGGCCAGCACGCCACCTGGTACGCCGCCCGCAGCGCGGATCCGAAGGAAAACCTGCGCCACGTCAACTTCTATCCCGAGGTGTTCTTCTTCCCGGCCGGTGGCGCCTCGGTGCAGCACGTGGCGGCGCCGGGGGAGATGACGCTGGGCAGGCTCACCCGGTACGACGGCCAGTACCGGCTGCAGCTGATGCTGGGTACGTTCGAGAACTACGACGAGCAGACCACGGAGGAACTGGTGCGGCGGTCGACGCCGGAGTGGCCGCACGCCTTCGCGCGGCTGGACGTGGCGGCGGAGACCTTCCTGAGCCGGTTCGGGGCGAACCACATCCACGCGGTGCCCGGTGATCTGCGGGCGGAGCTGCGTGCGGCGGCGGAACTGATGGGCATACGGGTGGAGGAATGGACGCGTGGTTGA
- a CDS encoding helix-turn-helix domain-containing protein, giving the protein MMTGVYRELPAPAPLRSVVRCRWLSVAGPGDGKRIVPDGCLDLIAGGDRVFVAGPDTGAWWSRQPPGTRLHGIRFRPGHAPRVLGVPADELRDQRIDLAELWGARGRRLTEQVLNSPADLIDVIGVPEDDADPALDVVLARLDRGVPRVSAALTGLDLGARQFRRRFGAAVGYGPATYLRVARLRRAIELAGDVPELATLAAEAGYADQAHLSRDCRELTGATPSAYFRSVQDAAARPLLRSSA; this is encoded by the coding sequence ATGATGACTGGTGTGTACCGCGAACTGCCCGCACCCGCTCCACTGCGCTCGGTGGTGCGCTGCCGGTGGCTGTCGGTGGCCGGGCCCGGTGACGGCAAGCGGATCGTGCCGGACGGCTGCCTCGACCTGATCGCCGGTGGTGACCGGGTTTTTGTCGCCGGGCCGGACACCGGGGCCTGGTGGTCGCGGCAGCCGCCGGGCACGAGGCTGCACGGCATCCGCTTCCGGCCTGGCCACGCGCCACGGGTGCTCGGCGTGCCCGCGGACGAGCTGCGTGACCAGCGGATCGACCTGGCGGAGCTGTGGGGTGCGCGCGGGCGGCGGCTCACCGAGCAGGTGCTGAACTCCCCAGCCGATCTGATCGACGTGATCGGCGTGCCGGAGGACGACGCGGATCCCGCGCTCGACGTGGTGCTGGCCAGGCTGGATCGCGGGGTGCCCAGGGTGTCCGCCGCGCTCACCGGGCTGGACCTCGGCGCCCGCCAGTTCCGCCGACGCTTCGGCGCGGCCGTCGGTTACGGGCCGGCCACCTACTTGCGGGTGGCGCGGCTGCGGCGGGCGATCGAGCTGGCCGGGGACGTGCCGGAGCTGGCCACTCTCGCGGCCGAGGCCGGGTACGCCGACCAGGCGCACCTGAGCCGGGACTGCCGCGAGCTGACCGGTGCCACCCCGTCGGCGTACTTCCGTTCTGTTCAAGACGCGGCCGCGCGGCCGCTCCTACGGTCTTCGGCATGA
- a CDS encoding FGGY-family carbohydrate kinase, which yields MVDGTDGLLLGIDIGTASSKGVLVDSRGTIVARTSRPHETSYPHPGWVEHDAETVWWRDFTAIAGELAAAAGDRPLAGLGVSGIGPVLLPADAEGRPLRPAVLYGVDTRASREIDELTAEFGAESIVERGGTVLSSQAVGPKWRWLARHEPEVFGASRLFLMASSYLVHRLTGEYVLDHHSASQSDPMYDLRAADWAEDWAAAVAPGIRLPRLCWPTEIAGTVTAAAAAETGLPEGLPVTTGTVDAWAEAASVGVTEPGDTMVMYGTTMFLIQLLADPSPHPGLWTTRGVAEGSYSLAAGMATSGAITDWLRKLAGRDFGELVAAAAEVPAGSRGLLMLPYFAGERTPLFDPDARGVLAGLTTGHGVGEMYRAVLEGIAYGVRHNLEVMAEAGGTARRLVAVGGGVQGGLWTQIVSDVTGIDQEVPAETVGAALGDAYLAAVALGWSPDISAWNPVRSVVRPDPGRAAVYDRFYSHYRALYPATSDIAHFLAAEQHAAD from the coding sequence GTGGTTGATGGCACTGACGGGCTCCTGCTCGGCATAGACATCGGCACGGCGAGTTCGAAGGGGGTGCTCGTCGATTCGCGGGGCACGATCGTGGCTCGCACGTCGCGCCCGCACGAGACCTCGTACCCGCACCCCGGCTGGGTGGAGCACGACGCGGAAACGGTGTGGTGGCGGGATTTCACCGCGATCGCCGGGGAACTGGCCGCGGCGGCGGGCGATCGGCCGCTGGCCGGGCTCGGCGTCAGCGGGATCGGGCCGGTGCTGCTGCCCGCGGACGCCGAGGGCAGGCCGCTGCGGCCCGCCGTGCTCTACGGGGTGGACACCAGGGCGAGCCGCGAGATCGACGAGCTGACCGCCGAGTTCGGCGCCGAGTCCATTGTAGAGCGTGGCGGCACGGTGCTGTCCTCGCAGGCGGTGGGGCCGAAGTGGCGCTGGCTGGCCCGGCACGAGCCGGAGGTGTTCGGTGCCTCCCGGCTGTTCCTGATGGCCAGCTCGTACCTGGTGCACCGGCTGACCGGCGAGTACGTGCTCGACCACCATTCGGCCAGCCAGTCCGACCCGATGTACGACCTGCGCGCGGCGGACTGGGCCGAGGATTGGGCGGCCGCGGTCGCACCGGGCATCCGGCTGCCGCGGTTGTGCTGGCCGACCGAGATCGCCGGGACGGTGACCGCCGCCGCGGCCGCGGAAACCGGTCTGCCGGAAGGACTCCCGGTCACCACGGGCACGGTGGACGCCTGGGCGGAGGCGGCCAGCGTCGGCGTGACCGAACCGGGCGACACCATGGTCATGTACGGCACGACCATGTTCCTGATCCAGTTGCTCGCCGACCCGAGCCCGCACCCGGGGCTGTGGACCACCCGCGGTGTCGCCGAGGGCAGTTATTCACTCGCGGCGGGCATGGCGACCTCCGGCGCGATCACCGACTGGCTGCGGAAGCTGGCCGGTCGCGACTTCGGGGAGCTGGTCGCGGCGGCCGCCGAGGTGCCGGCGGGCAGTCGTGGTCTGCTGATGCTGCCGTACTTCGCCGGGGAGCGCACCCCGCTGTTCGACCCGGACGCGCGCGGGGTGCTCGCCGGCTTGACCACCGGCCACGGCGTCGGTGAGATGTACCGGGCCGTGCTGGAGGGCATCGCTTACGGTGTCCGGCACAATCTCGAGGTGATGGCCGAAGCGGGCGGCACCGCGCGGCGCCTGGTCGCCGTCGGCGGTGGTGTCCAAGGTGGACTGTGGACGCAGATCGTCAGTGATGTCACCGGGATCGACCAGGAGGTCCCGGCCGAGACGGTGGGCGCCGCGCTCGGTGACGCGTACCTGGCCGCGGTCGCGCTCGGCTGGTCGCCGGACATCAGCGCGTGGAACCCGGTGCGCTCCGTCGTCCGCCCCGATCCCGGGCGGGCCGCCGTGTACGACCGTTTCTACTCGCACTACCGCGCGCTGTATCCGGCGACCAGCGACATCGCACATTTCCTTGCCGCCGAACAACACGCGGCCGATTGA
- a CDS encoding ABC transporter permease — MIAWLFRFQSLFGLVLVFLAAVIFSPVRNGELLFLDSANLFNVVRAMSEIGILAVGMTFVILVGGIDLSVGSVLGLASVGAAVLLVRQDFGVLPAVLVVLAAGLVFGLLQGVVTAKLGIQAFIVTLAGMQIARALARIWSGGQGVEIAYGDAPGRAPMAFSLLGERTFGGLVPIPALIFAVVAGLAAILLRVTAFSRHVYAIGGNEKAARLSGVPVNRVKILVFGLCGLLAALAGIVHAGQLNYGGPNDGSMAELDAIAAVVIGGASLSGGRGTVVGTVAGALLVGVLRNILTLNNVDSNIQLLIIGLVIVAAAGLQRLRPAAVG, encoded by the coding sequence ATGATCGCCTGGCTGTTCCGCTTCCAGAGCCTGTTCGGGCTGGTGCTGGTGTTCCTCGCGGCCGTGATCTTCTCGCCGGTCCGCAACGGCGAACTGCTCTTCCTCGACAGCGCCAACCTGTTCAACGTGGTGCGCGCGATGTCGGAGATCGGCATTCTCGCGGTCGGCATGACCTTCGTGATCCTGGTCGGCGGCATCGACCTCTCGGTGGGCTCGGTGCTCGGCCTGGCCAGCGTGGGCGCCGCGGTCCTGCTGGTGCGCCAGGACTTCGGCGTGCTGCCCGCGGTGCTGGTGGTGCTCGCCGCCGGACTGGTCTTCGGCCTGCTGCAGGGCGTGGTCACCGCGAAACTGGGCATCCAGGCCTTCATCGTCACGCTCGCCGGCATGCAGATCGCCCGCGCGCTGGCGCGGATCTGGTCCGGCGGGCAGGGCGTGGAAATCGCCTACGGGGACGCGCCCGGCCGCGCGCCGATGGCCTTCTCCCTGCTCGGCGAGCGCACCTTCGGCGGGCTGGTGCCGATCCCCGCGCTCATCTTCGCCGTGGTCGCCGGGCTGGCCGCGATCCTGCTGCGCGTCACCGCGTTCTCCAGGCACGTCTACGCCATCGGTGGCAACGAGAAGGCGGCGCGCCTGTCCGGCGTGCCGGTGAACCGGGTGAAGATCCTGGTCTTCGGCCTGTGCGGGCTGCTCGCCGCGCTGGCCGGGATCGTGCACGCCGGGCAGCTGAACTACGGCGGTCCCAACGACGGGTCGATGGCCGAGCTGGACGCCATCGCGGCGGTGGTGATCGGCGGGGCGAGCCTGTCCGGCGGGCGGGGCACGGTGGTCGGTACCGTCGCCGGGGCGCTGCTGGTCGGGGTGCTGCGCAACATCCTGACCCTGAACAACGTGGATTCGAACATCCAGCTGTTGATCATCGGACTGGTGATCGTGGCGGCCGCCGGGCTGCAGCGCCTGCGGCCGGCCGCGGTGGGGTAG
- a CDS encoding SDR family oxidoreductase: MRCLVTGATGYIGGRLVPGLLAAGYSVRCLVRDPSKLRDVPWAGEVEIVRGDVLDADSLHAATEGVDVLYYLVHSLSQKGFAGIDRQAALLTAEAARDNGVGRIVYLGGLKPEGEELSDHLASRAEVGEIFLRSGVPTAVLRAAIILGSGSASFEMLRYLTERLPVMVVPKWAHNRVQPIAIRDVLRYLTGCAELPSGVNRAFDIGGPDVLTYQEMMRRYAVVSGLIRRVMVPAPVLTPRLSSHWVNLVTPVPRGIARPLIDSLVHEMVCREHDIERYVPAPPEGLVSYEQAVELALARIRDAEVPTHWAGASVPDAPAEPLPSDPEWTGGSVYTDHRRSPCAASPEALWRVVEGVGGSNGWYSFPLAWAVRGWLDRLVGGVGLRRGRRDQQRLHLGEALDWWRVEAIERGELLRLRAEMKVPGQAWLELAVEAVDSSESSESGSTYRQRAVFVPKGLAGHLYWWSVAPFHGLVFGGMVRNIVRTAERPKE, from the coding sequence ATGCGCTGTCTGGTCACCGGGGCTACCGGTTACATCGGAGGAAGACTCGTGCCCGGCCTGCTCGCGGCGGGGTATTCGGTGCGGTGCCTGGTGCGGGACCCGTCGAAGCTGCGGGACGTGCCGTGGGCGGGTGAGGTCGAGATCGTGCGTGGTGACGTGCTCGACGCGGACAGCCTGCACGCGGCCACCGAAGGCGTCGACGTCCTCTACTACCTCGTGCACTCGCTTTCGCAGAAGGGCTTCGCCGGGATCGACCGGCAGGCGGCGCTGCTCACCGCGGAGGCCGCCCGTGACAACGGTGTCGGCCGCATCGTCTACCTCGGCGGGCTGAAACCCGAAGGCGAGGAGCTGTCGGACCACCTCGCGTCGCGTGCCGAGGTCGGCGAGATCTTCCTGCGCTCCGGCGTGCCGACCGCGGTGCTGCGGGCGGCGATCATTCTCGGCTCCGGTTCGGCCAGCTTCGAGATGCTGCGCTACCTGACCGAGCGCCTGCCGGTGATGGTGGTGCCGAAGTGGGCGCACAACCGGGTGCAGCCGATCGCCATCCGGGACGTGCTCCGCTATCTGACCGGCTGCGCGGAACTGCCGTCCGGGGTGAACCGGGCCTTCGACATCGGCGGGCCGGACGTGCTCACCTATCAGGAGATGATGCGCCGCTACGCCGTCGTTTCCGGATTAATCCGGAGAGTGATGGTGCCCGCACCCGTGTTGACGCCCCGCCTTTCGTCGCACTGGGTGAACCTGGTGACGCCGGTGCCGCGGGGTATCGCGCGGCCGCTGATCGATTCACTCGTGCACGAAATGGTCTGTCGTGAGCACGACATCGAGCGGTACGTGCCCGCGCCGCCGGAGGGCCTGGTGAGCTACGAGCAGGCCGTTGAGCTGGCACTGGCCAGAATTCGCGACGCCGAGGTGCCCACCCACTGGGCTGGCGCGTCGGTGCCGGACGCGCCGGCCGAGCCGCTGCCGTCGGATCCCGAATGGACCGGCGGCTCGGTCTACACCGATCACCGGCGGTCACCGTGCGCGGCGTCGCCGGAGGCGCTGTGGCGGGTGGTCGAGGGCGTCGGCGGTAGCAACGGCTGGTATTCGTTCCCGCTGGCCTGGGCGGTGCGCGGCTGGCTGGACCGGCTGGTCGGCGGGGTCGGCCTGCGGCGCGGACGGCGTGACCAGCAACGGCTGCACCTCGGTGAGGCGCTGGACTGGTGGCGGGTGGAGGCCATCGAGCGCGGCGAGCTGCTGCGGTTGCGGGCCGAGATGAAGGTGCCGGGACAGGCGTGGCTGGAGCTGGCGGTGGAGGCGGTGGACTCCTCGGAGTCCTCGGAGTCGGGCTCGACGTACCGCCAGCGGGCGGTCTTCGTGCCGAAGGGACTGGCCGGGCACCTGTACTGGTGGTCGGTCGCGCCGTTCCACGGACTGGTGTTCGGCGGCATGGTGCGCAACATCGTGCGAACGGCCGAACGCCCGAAAGAGTGA